CAATTCCCAGCTATTCTGTACTTGAAATCACACATTTCTAGTTCTACTTTCAGGTAAATGGATGCTCGTTATTATATCTCTAATAATCAAAATGATTGGTTCATaacctaaaaatatattagattaggCACCAAAAAACTCTTTCATAAAGAAGCATATGAATACAATAACTACTAAATATTCCAAGGCCACATGTTCCAGTGCATAACCGGCACTATGAATAGGTCTAAACCTTGAGTTTGACAGCTACATAAGGCACATTGTTAAACTAGGACTAAACCGGACACACCCAGTTCGTGGACGGACCAAGCAAACTACAAATTCTCTTTCCAGTGATAAGCATCATCAGTAATGTAGTTTCTTAGAGTACGGTTTCTTATAGATAAGCTTGGTACTGAAGGATAGTGACCAACATAGAAACAACTTCAACTATATTCTTGCATTTGTTCAACACCACACAGCTAGCCCAGCAAAATATTCAAACTCCATAGTTAGACAAAGAAATGTTTAGCAGGATCATGTTTACTTTTGGTGAAAAAGCAAAAGCACGGTATCTACCAGTTGAACACCAAACACATGCATTTCTATTACTTCCTGCTAGCattaaataaatgaatacaTGTCAGAAAAGAGCACAAAGATCAAAATGAAGTCATGACACAATTAGCACAACATACCAATCTAGTTCCAACCAAGTCTCTCGCAACCACAATGAAAGCATCCACTAGTGTCTTGACAATGCAGCTGAAATTTCTATTGTCCTGAATAGTCTCAGAAACTTAGTACTTGGTCCTATAAGCATTCATCATAGTAACTGTCAATCATAAGTACTTACTTCTGAGTTCTTCCCTGGGATTTACTTAAGACACCGCATAAGCAATCTGAATGCAGGCAGTGCTTCATGACGGCATGAGCAACAAGGAAAGCCATTGATGACACTAACTCCCTCACAAACAAAGACGGGGATGAATCTGCAAATGGGATacgtaatattacaaaattcacgAACGGTTCCAGAAAATTCACATACTCCTACTATCCCCAATCGCTGAGTACGCATCACAAAGAGTGATACTTGGTGAAGAAGCTCTGCCTATGTCTCCACTCTGCATGAAAGAATCTGCAAAGCAGCAACAACGAGGAGAAGCATCAAAATCttgttaaaaatatcaaaagtgCCGGCCATTACTAAATAATCAatgcatatattttttcttaatcaatTTGAATCGCTATGATCAGGAATGACTATTTGTATCACATACCCTCACAAACGGATGATTCTCGGTCGAATTGAACTTCCAATCCCCATGTTTCTGTTCGTAACCGATAAGAATCAAAAACCCTTCGAGTGCAGATTGGAGCTCGAGCAAACCGCGGGAGAGGTCCAGAACGGAGTCTGATACTAAACTGCATAGCTCATGAACGGATTGATCAACGATGGTGATAGATTCGGAAAACCATTTGAGGTTGTAGTCCTCGTCAAATCTCGCCGGAGAACTAGCCAGAGAATTCGTCAACGTCGTTAAATCTTGCCGGAGAACTCGCTATCGTCGTCGAATCTCGCCGGAGTACTCCTCAGAATTGGCCAATCTCGTCGGCTTTGATCATTGgatatattcaattttttggatCTGAGATCTGAAGAAATCGTAGGAAAAAAAGTAGTTTTAGATTTAATTAGTTAAAGGTAAAGAGGTACTTTCCCAATTAAAATTTGAATGGTAAAGTTGGTTAAGTTAGAAATGAAAAGTATCTTCAAAGTGCTGTTATTTTTGGCAATTCCCCAGAATAGAATGTCCAAATCATGATTCATCATTTTATACTGAAATAATATTAATGTAGTATCTCTcgatatattagttattttcgaatgtttataaaatgtcaactgtttaatatatttaatattttaatgaatatGAGTTTATATCATAGAAGAAAAAGGAACACACGTTTCTTGTTATAATGGTAGTAATTAATTGTATATAGTTAGAGTAATTAATGGTTAGACCAAAACAATAaaagggaaattgccacaaatatcacattcacaataccacttttcatgcttacactaatcacttttatcctcacttttaatgaacggtaaaagacacttataacCCTAATCTAGACTTAAAGTTTAAAGTTGATGGGTAGGGTATGATTTTTGAAAggtgaaatttaagattctaataaatatataaataaatacttaaaaatattttttttaaaattaaaaaataatttcaaaatgaagatgatgaaaagtggtaccatgaaagtggtaaacataaaatttaaccaaaataaaaataactaatgaATAAGTCCAACAACCTtgcataagtagattttttagaatGTCTCTCTTCTAATATTATAgattattaaatttgaaaaaagcttagtattttctatttttcctatataataaatttatattaatttacaataatACATACAAcaaattacgaaattaattaatgaattatttaataaaatatttaaaaacattattagacctatgttaaatatttttattaattattgttaaaatagttttaagttaaaaatataacaaaaatcttaccaaaaattttaattttttaaataaaattaactcattaatgattttgtaattagtaatataatattattagaaattaatactaattaagattttgttataaaacgaaaAAACTATGAcactttttataaaatttaattattatatatatatatatatatatatatatatttatataagaatctaattattatataaagtttattGGTATGTtaacctatttttttaattctttcacttaaactaataaataatataacatCCACAGTTAAAATGAGTTAAAATtcttaaactatataatattttattaaaaataacaaagttAACATACGTtaacttttatatctacaactataaatatatatatatatatatatatatatatatatatatatttaaaactagataTTATCTCATTTCGTATGCTTTTTTGAACTCACAGCTATGTATCGTTTTTTTTTCCGGGTTGTTTTTTTCGgatatcgttttttttttgaaattaggcCCCGCTTgagtattataaatttatgtgtggatTTTGAGTTGGGTTCTTATGGGTTGGATGAGTTCGGTTCTGATGTATATgaacataaaaatatctaaataacaaatgtatctcAAATGGAttcggatatttgtaccaaaaataaccatattacacaatttttttcaggtcttttgaatacaattagttatattacgactcatctaaaatatataacgctaatcataaaaaacaaatatcaaagtataaaaatgtaataatcaATACTCGCACATTATGTATACCAATTCGACTAACACTCCTATTGCTATTACATCCAAAATAGAACCAGCCCCAATCTGTGTCTATTGATTCAATTGAACAGATAATTTTGCAACTCCATCCTAAATAATAATACACATAAACATCCTCAAAATCGGTTGTTATCTCAGAAGCACAATTATAAAGATCAAAACTCTGAAAATATAACCTCAAATGCCACCAAATTAAACCTCGGATATGGACCTCACTTTAATCTCATTCCAATCTTCTACTTGCTTCTTTATCACCTTCTTATcgttttttatcataaatagcAAGATGCATGTTGATATCTTGTGTATTTACATAGTTTTAGCAATCATTTTAGTTCTCAATTTGTCCATTTAGATGCATTTAGAGTAGATTTAGGTGCATTGCATATACATTTGTCTCTATTAGGTGATGGAGATGCTATTTGgtgagtttggaacctttggagATGGTTTAGAGACAAGAAAGGTGATTTTGGTTCATAAGACGAGTTTCCAACTGTCCCAGCGGCCAAATGCAGCGGCCAAGAAAGCCGCTGAAGAAATCCACTACTCCCTGCCCGATATCTGGAAGATGCAGCGGCCAAACGACAAGAAACATGCCGCTGGAGTGTGCAGCGGCCTTCTGCAGCGGCCAAATGACATGTCAAAACAGCTGCGACACTTAGAAAAATCTGCACTTCTGTTTTTACCAACTTTTTACCCAAATTATCTTGGGTCAACCCATGCTTGTTGGGTCGACCCAGCTTGTTTTTAGGCCactataaatactttttagaCCTTATCTTAGGACTTATCTTGTTATCTATCTAATCAAAAACCACTTTTGggtgaaagatctaatcttgatcataaCTTCTTATCTTTGCTTGATTACTTTGAccattaatcatgtttagaTTTGGAAAACTAATGATCTAGTGTCTATCATGATTatgagtgagtagtcatctttggattcatagGTTAAGATGATttaggatgattaagtgatgatctagaatgtttagagtagattaatgcatttccttgcttgattgagtgatcttaatgctaaGCTTGAGTTGGCCATTCTGGTTTAGAactctagacatttcattgcccggaaggtgtttgatgaaatgtctgagacaaCTCATCAAGCTCTTAGCTTACCctaccaaagggatttgatgtTAGGGGAGTTAGGAAAGTTGAATGATCTATCCTTAATGATTTcttgattgacacaaaccaaagaaatttgatgtttgatcatgaGAGTAAATGAGCTTTTATCTTGGAAGagaacttgcttagaattgatatctagacttaggggaatgtgttgattgaaaccttgccattttagatttaatCTTAGTCATCTGTAATCAAAATCCTATGCCCATGATTCTTCCTTATTCCAATTGATTGAAAGTTGATGTTTAGTTGCTTTAGAAACCTGTTAGATTGATTGAAACCACTCATCTTATTGATTGCATTTAGCTTAATTGAAAACCTGAATTCTCTTTGATTCAAAACCcttagaaatggattgacatcttaATTACTATAATGATTCGATTTTTGGACCGTTGAAAAGTCCATTTCACATGTCATCTTGAAGCATACTGAAATAAACATCAAGAAATAATTTAGAAATAAGATCCTCGCATTGTTAATGGAAATAAGTGCGGATATAGTTCTACTTACTTTTGCTTAAAGTCAATAGCTTCCTGCATAGTTGGGTTGAGAGTCACAACGGAAGCATCAAATGCATTGGTGATTTGTATAGACCCTAATTGGCATGAAAGGCACATTTTATATACTGATATAAAACTAGTTTTCGAAATCATTTTTATTGACGGTTTAATACCTCTGAAAATGCTGCTTTTAGGAAAAAGGAATCAAACATATTAACATTTTATCATTTCCTGATTCAATGTGAGGTTCAAATTGTTCAGCATATTTTTCCGTAGGCAACATGTAACATCAAGACCCCTGCTCGGTATCATAAAGTAAATATAGTTGTATTAGgattattgtttaaaattttatcacgCTTCTAGCAAAATCAGAACAAACTCACTTAGTGTCACACATCCGAATTGAAGTGTCTTTGTGTCTTTGTCATGAACTTGCACCAATGGTATTTAAAAAACGTAAACTATATCAGAGAGTATACAAAAATGAAATTatcaccaacaacaaaaacacaCTATGGTATATTTAAAATGTGTATACTATCAATTCATACCAATTAGGAGGTACATTTTCAGTTTTCCATTACCAAAATCTTCATAACTCGCTAGTGTAAGGAAAGGATTGTCATCATGATAATCGGTTTTGGCATAAATTGTGTCACCAATGATAGTCATTTTGTATCGGGAGGTTGTTGTTTGATATTGATCTCCAGCAGCTGTAACTGTAAAATTCTCAATGAATCTCCATTCTCCAATAGGGAGGTTACTTTGTGCACGATACATCTGGTTTCTTTTTACAGAAGCATGAAATTTTCCACCCTAATCACacaaaaaattgatataaatatttttggtggtaaacatcaagaaatctatatagatataaaattacaataatatgacaatagttaattaattaatgttatgaAATTTATGATCAGCCAATGTTTGTTTGTGCAATTCTAAAAGCAAATGATGAATGGATTATATAGAATTTTGATGAGGAGCACATTGCTGACAAACGGGATTATATAGAATTTTGATGATCTTCTAATTGATAAACCTCTGTCCTTTGTTGTTGCTAGCTAGAAGGTGATCAAGTGATGTTATTTGGATAAAGGTTGAGGGAGAAATCGGATGATTTGATAATGCACTTTCATATGAAGCTCAAGGTGATGTGTTTCTTGATGCAGAAACATGCTCAAACCGGATTAATAAATTAGCTCCGGTGATAAGAAAGCGTTGGATATTTGTAATTTTGAATACATGccgattttttaattaaaaatatgaaatataaactctatacatgtttccaaacaattatTATTTATCCTCATATCCATGTATCCAAACAAAACAGATttgtacttcaactttaataagatagatatcaGGTTGCAAGATCACTAATGTAAATGAGAATGAAAAAACTAGAATAataagaataaacaaagagaagCCGGTATGTCTGTGAAGAGAGCTCGATGTTAAAGTGTGTGTGCGTATATGAATGTCCATGTTTCTCTCTTGCTCTCGCTCCTTTTATACATGTTCTCGTTGCTTCTCTCATAGATCTCATCATCGCAATCCCAATGATCTTGGAGAACATCCCCTTCTTGTTATCGATCCCTACATCCGGGCCGAGGCCAATGCTGTGTGCATTCTACATGATTCGCTCTCTAGCGTTCCAAACTGTATTTTGAAGGGATACGAAATCCAGGCCCAACGTTTACCATCTAGTTTGGGTTAGAAATCCCTAGCTCCATGTTTTGCAGTTTTGGTAAACTAACTATTTTCTTCAAACAATTAACACTTTAGTttcttttatgaaaaaaatggataataatatttttaatgtactactaaatattttttttgcgcCATGCgtagaaataaaaatttagaattaaattatatttaaaaagaagttttgctactgttttagattttattatttggttatcaatatttttaattcaactttgatttaattaaacataaaaattaagataaaataaataaataaataaatgttttctttagatttataataagaacaaatatgaaaatatttaaaattataattttcgatagatttttatctactttttggctaaaatatattaaatcaaaattttaaaaaataataatttattttgttataaataaaaaaaactacacaaaaaattgaagaaagttttagtaatatttttttttataattatcaaattagaataaataatattttcgtaaatttttaaatattgtagtgtatttattttatattattatttattttaatattatatttaataaatttacttTAGTGATAATGTATGAATTCTTTAACATATtgtaaaaataccaaaaaaataaattagcatTAAATGAAAATGTTCATGTCACATTTAAACATAAGCATGTAAGAGTTGTTTGTATGtcatatcatttttgtttagtgAAAGTGTTTGTAAAAAAGACACATATGCAAAGTAAAAAAACAGTAAATAATGTGTTGGGGATCTGATGAGGTTTAAACAAACACACATTAATTAATCATAGAATCTCTTAAGTTTTCCACCATTTTGCAAGTATATATAAGATGATTACAAGTTTACAACACTTTTTACGTTCTGTTAATTAGTCTGGTGTAGCAATGATACTACTACATGGGTATAATTCAGttcatattaagaaaactacaCATTTTCGCACCGAATTCCAATATCaaaaatttgattaatattgaaaataacCATGACATAGAGAAGGAGTTGGATGTCATCAAAAGAAAGCAGTGTGATGAAGCGAAGGATGATGATCTGTGGAGAGGGAACATGggttttaaacataatttttttactcaTTAGACATGGCAGCTGACTAGAGTGTATGGTGTACAAAATGTTCATGGGGAAGAAATATCTGGTTTTCGCAGGCTACGCCAAAATTTGCCTTCATGGTCGGGATTGCAATGAGGGCAAGGTTATCTACCATGGATCGGGTTTCTTGTTGGAGTCAAGGTGCTGACACTATTTGTGTGCTATGATAAAATGCTCCAGAAACAAGGAATCCCTTTTTTAGTGCAATTTCTCATCTCAGATTTGGGAACTTCTCACAAAAGGGATCTTGCTCCGTACATTCTCCACCAGTTGGGATGAAATTGCTAGGTTGATCACTAACCAGtctatggagaagaagaagcggtTCTGTCTTCGTTATGCATTTCAAGTTACCTTGTGAGAGAATGCAATAAGAGGCGTCATGGTGATCAGCTTCCGCTAATGCTTGTCTTGTCAAAGCTTATTGATAAAGCTATAAGGAACAAGCTCAGCTTGGTGCAGTCTAAATGAGTAAGGGGGTTTAAAGGAATTTTGCAATACTGGTTTGGCACAAGACTGTAAATATGAGTTTGGCAGTTTTGCTAGGAGATAGTACCTTGGAGTATATGATGCTgtaaaggaaaataaataagagTAGAAGTCTTTTTAAGCATAAAGATCcacttgatgtttttttttatgaataaaatttagcattcattcaaaaaaaaagtaaccatGACAATATTCCATTTAAACTGAAATTTACGGGAAGAACTATCGTTGGAGGGACCATAATTCTCTGTTAATATAGGTACGTAgctttatattttgtttgttttatattattgtttcgtagtttttttatatatgataaattCCCTAGGATAACTCTAGTTTGTTGTAAGCTAATAAGCTATAGTTTGTTGTAAGCCAGTGCTTGATTCTTGCCAGGCCTGCTCTGCGGATTTTAGGATACAAACCACTGACACAGACTCCTGCAAGATGGTTCTTTTAGGGAATTCGAGTTTACAGAGAGCATTGAAGTCTTTGACCTAACCTGGatttttgtgttattattttatttattattattattattattatgttacagGTCATGaatcaatataattttttttttttggtaaaaatgaatcaaaataattccgtaacaaaaacaaaacatattgcTATTTACATCTAATAAGTTATgtcaattttctttttcaatacAATTTTCCACAGTCATTTTTGTTCTCCTGTTGTTGATCTTGAAGCTGAGTTTgtggtgaaaaaaaaaacccaaaaacaacATCACCTTCTTTTAGTGAATCTCCTCGTCATCCTCATCTTCAGTAAGCTTCTTCACCTCCGCAATACCTTCTTCATTATGTACAGACTTGCTTTGGGTCTCTTCTTCTGAAATGTAGCTATCTTCATCAGATCTCGAACTCTCTTCTTCTGATCTCGAGCTCCCTTCTTTGCTATGTACAACTCCGGGGTCGGACTCTCCTCCATGATCCTCTGTAGGAGCCACATGATCACCTAGTGTAGTATTCCTTGGACTCTGCAATGATCTGTGGCATAATATCAGTGTCAAGAAACTGTGACAGAGACCaacagaaaagaaaaccaaactaTTGAAACTCACTCTTTCATAACTTGTTGTGATTTTGGAGAGTGGAGATAACCCCAGGCTGGAACCAAATCTCTTGTTCTTGCTTCAATCGTTCGAGTTTGGATTCCTTCAATCTCCATCTCCCCTCCTCCACCATTACTACTCTCTTCATCATCCCGCTTCAACACCAACTCTTGAAACCTAAACTGTTATTGTGCAAAAACACAAATTATCAGACACATATCCACACAAACACATTACCAGTTCCCAAAACTAAGGAGGAAAACTTTACATGTCGCCTTCCCCATAACGGTAGCCGAGACGGCTGATACATTTGCAATTCTGCTTCAGACATGTACATCTGATGCTTATCCTCTTTCTTAGTCACTTTCCAAGATTCCTCAGCATTCTGGTTCCTAACAATCTCAGGAAACACTCTACTTTTAGAATCAGAAACTGTTCCACCTCCATATATGTCACTGTGTTGATCCTGCATCTCTCTTCTAGACTGGTTTTGTACCATGGACCACCTTTGTACCGGTTCAATCTCTGATCCAGACTCAAAATCGAACCCTAACGCAGCCTCATGACTACTACCCACAACAGGATACTGAGTCATACATCCAGAAGGAGCAAAAACCAGAAGACTCCTCCTTGAGCTATTATCAGAAGCAGCAGAACCATAGCGGTTGTTCTTATTCTGTTCAACGCAGTAACAGAAACTCGATGCGGCTGCGCCAGTCAGAGAGCTACCAACCATTCCAGCAGCTGCAGCTGCAGCACCGCTCATTGTTCCCATCCATCCGCTGATGTTTCCGCTTCTTATCCTATTAACCGCCGATAGAGGAACCAGAGCTTTCCCCACTCTATGAGGATCAATCTCAAACATATGACTCGTCCCTCTTGAAGAGCTAATCACTATCAAACCGCTATCATTGCTGAAACTGATGTCTTGTATCACCGCATGAGTAAAACCACGCTGAAGCCTAAACAGATGCACAAAAGAGGCAGTGCTTCTCGGCATTATTCTAAAGACATTAATATTGTGTCCCTGAATCGAAGCAGTCACCAAAAGCATGCCGCTTGGATCAAAGCTCAGAGCTGAGATAGGACTCTTGTGTGCCTTAAACTGAGCTATAACGCTTTTGCTTATCATATCTTTGATTATAACCTGCAGACCACataatatataagtataaaGCACAGATCAATGATAAATCAACTtgatttggagttttaccaTTCCTATGCGATCCTCGTCTAGCACATTGTCATTAGTAACTCCAACGCTTTTCATACCAATATTCAAGATCCCAGAAGCGATCTGCCTGCTCGATTCCATTGCAAACTGTGCAACACTAGGCGATGACGATGGCAGTGTGATAAGCTCTGGAGTGAAAAGTGTGGAACTTGAGTCAGCAACACGACTTCCGCTGTAAGCAATCCATCGCGGACCAACAGCAAGAGGACCATATCCAACACCCAAGGAGCCATAGGAGATGGAGTTAGTGACAATCATGTATTCCTTCTCCAATGTTTTAGCATCAAAGCAATGTATCTGCAAAGTCAAATATCGAACCCTTAGTCTCAGAACAGACGGATCACAGGGAACAAAATCGACACAAATGTGACAAAATCTCGAACCTGAGATGCTTGTAGCACAGCGACGATCCGAGAACTGCACCTAACCGTATAGATGATAGACCGAAACTTCAACGTATGCACATAGGACTGAGATTTTAACGAGTAAACATGCACATTTGTAGGCACCACAGTTTCGCTTCCAGGGTTGTCAGAAACGCTCTGTCTTATACTCGAGTTCTCTTCCCAAGAAGAGTCACCACACACAGCCAAAAGCGGACGGCTCACAGAAAACATGTCGTCTAAGGCCTCCGGGTTGGGTAGCATTTGCATAAAGGATGCTCGGCCATCATGCGCAGAGACAATGAGATGGACGTTGTCTGTATCTTCAACATCCCAAATTTGGAAACCAGAGTGAAATGCAAGTAGAAGAACTCTTATTCGAGTATAGCCATCCTCTTTCTCTAGTTTATCAAACCCCGCCCATAGTACCTTTTGCATCAAAAGCATCCAactttgttttaagaaaaaaaaaatcttttaaaagcCATCAACCAAAccccaaagaagaagaatcttTACCCATTATAGCAAGCTCTTAGAACATCTTCTAGCTAAATGGTAAAACAAAAACACTGAAAGTAGGCATCCAACTTTTAGGGAAAAAAACGAAACACTCCACAACCTAAAGGTCCAAGCTTTTAAAGCTATAAAAGCAAATGGAGCAAAACCCAATAGAGATTATTATTGTCACctaaagagaaacataaactCAAGAACAGGAAAGAATCTTGACCCATTATAACAAAAGCTCTTAAACTTTCAGATGGCAGCTTTGTTCCGTAATGAaagcaacttttttttttatacctGATCGTTGGGAGATACAATGTCACGGTTAACGGCGGAAGCGGCGGAACGAGCAACGGTGGAGGCACCGGAGGAAATAACACGAAGGCAGTTGGAGAAAGCACGAAAGGAGGTTCTGGCTGATCGCGACACAACTCCGGCGTCGGAAGTGGTGGGCTGCTGCTTCTGAGAagtcataataataataataatgttgaATGGACTACTACTCTTTCACTAGACTTGAGATGGGTAGCCCCTCTCAAATCAAATGCTCT
This genomic stretch from Brassica napus cultivar Da-Ae chromosome C9, Da-Ae, whole genome shotgun sequence harbors:
- the LOC106390541 gene encoding autophagy-related protein 18f-like; amino-acid sequence: MTSQKQQPTTSDAGVVSRSARTSFRAFSNCLRVISSGASTVARSAASAVNRDIVSPNDQVLWAGFDKLEKEDGYTRIRVLLLAFHSGFQIWDVEDTDNVHLIVSAHDGRASFMQMLPNPEALDDMFSVSRPLLAVCGDSSWEENSSIRQSVSDNPGSETVVPTNVHVYSLKSQSYVHTLKFRSIIYTVRCSSRIVAVLQASQIHCFDAKTLEKEYMIVTNSISYGSLGVGYGPLAVGPRWIAYSGSRVADSSSTLFTPELITLPSSSPSVAQFAMESSRQIASGILNIGMKSVGVTNDNVLDEDRIGMVIIKDMISKSVIAQFKAHKSPISALSFDPSGMLLVTASIQGHNINVFRIMPRSTASFVHLFRLQRGFTHAVIQDISFSNDSGLIVISSSRGTSHMFEIDPHRVGKALVPLSAVNRIRSGNISGWMGTMSGAAAAAAGMVGSSLTGAAASSFCYCVEQNKNNRYGSAASDNSSRRSLLVFAPSGCMTQYPVVGSSHEAALGFDFESGSEIEPVQRWSMVQNQSRREMQDQHSDIYGGGTVSDSKSRVFPEIVRNQNAEESWKVTKKEDKHQMYMSEAELQMYQPSRLPLWGRRHFRFQELVLKRDDEESSNGGGGEMEIEGIQTRTIEARTRDLVPAWGYLHSPKSQQVMKESLQSPRNTTLGDHVAPTEDHGGESDPGVVHSKEGSSRSEEESSRSDEDSYISEEETQSKSVHNEEGIAEVKKLTEDEDDEEIH